In Edaphobacter paludis, a single window of DNA contains:
- a CDS encoding acyl-CoA carboxylase subunit beta gives MAASEQSVASHAKPTAHHSKLAELAVRHAIAEEGGGPERREKERRAGKLSARERVEFLLDEGTFEETDKFVTHRATDFGMDAQRVPGDGFITGYGRVQGRVVFVFAQDFTVFGGSLSEANAAKIVKIMDMAMRVGAPIVGLNDSGGARIQEGVVSLAGYTDIFLRNTLASGVVPQISAIMGPCAGGAVYSPAITDFTLMTEKTSYMFVTGPDVIKTVTHEDVTKDALGGALTHNEISGVAHFMAHDDQECLAMVRELLSFLPSNNLDDPPRKATQDDPARADAALDSIIPEESNQPYDMVDVISRVVDDGYFFQVQEYFARNIVVGFARMAGRPVGIVANQPAFLAGVLDINASVKGARFVRFCDAFNIPLITFEDVPGFMPGIQQEHGGIIRHGAKLLYAFAEATVPKLTVITRKAYGGAYCVMSSKHLRTDLNLAWPTAEIAVMGPEGAVNIVYKRELDAVVRRAEAIMPQGVSLSEEQKLEVLTEARKEKVEEFRERFANPYVAAERGYIDAVIRPSETRRRLNSALDMLATKREKNPAKKHGNIPL, from the coding sequence ATGGCCGCCTCCGAACAATCCGTCGCGTCGCACGCGAAGCCCACCGCGCACCATTCCAAACTTGCAGAGCTGGCGGTGCGCCACGCCATCGCCGAAGAGGGGGGAGGTCCGGAGCGGCGTGAAAAAGAACGCAGGGCGGGGAAGCTGTCGGCGCGGGAGCGGGTCGAATTTTTGTTAGATGAAGGCACATTCGAAGAGACCGACAAGTTTGTTACGCACCGCGCGACGGATTTTGGCATGGATGCCCAGCGCGTTCCCGGAGATGGCTTCATCACGGGCTATGGGCGGGTACAGGGGCGGGTGGTGTTTGTCTTTGCGCAGGACTTCACCGTCTTTGGCGGGTCGCTTTCAGAGGCGAATGCCGCGAAGATTGTGAAGATCATGGATATGGCGATGCGAGTAGGCGCGCCGATTGTGGGGTTGAACGACTCCGGCGGCGCGCGCATTCAGGAGGGGGTTGTGTCGCTGGCGGGTTACACGGACATCTTTTTGCGCAATACGCTGGCCAGCGGCGTTGTGCCGCAGATCTCGGCGATCATGGGGCCGTGCGCGGGCGGCGCGGTGTATTCTCCTGCGATCACGGACTTCACGCTGATGACGGAGAAGACCAGCTACATGTTCGTCACCGGGCCGGATGTCATCAAGACGGTGACCCATGAGGACGTGACCAAGGATGCGCTGGGCGGCGCGTTGACCCACAACGAGATCTCGGGCGTGGCGCATTTTATGGCGCACGACGATCAGGAATGTCTCGCGATGGTCCGCGAACTGCTCAGCTTTCTGCCGTCGAATAATCTCGACGACCCTCCGCGCAAGGCCACGCAGGACGATCCTGCGCGCGCCGATGCTGCGCTCGATAGCATCATTCCGGAGGAGAGCAACCAGCCTTATGACATGGTCGATGTCATTTCGCGCGTTGTCGATGACGGCTATTTCTTTCAGGTGCAGGAGTACTTTGCGCGGAATATCGTCGTTGGTTTTGCGCGTATGGCTGGGCGGCCGGTAGGCATTGTCGCCAATCAACCCGCGTTTCTCGCGGGTGTGCTCGACATCAACGCAAGCGTGAAGGGAGCACGCTTCGTGCGGTTCTGCGATGCCTTCAACATTCCGCTCATTACGTTTGAAGATGTGCCCGGTTTCATGCCCGGAATCCAGCAGGAGCATGGCGGCATCATCCGCCACGGAGCGAAGTTGCTGTACGCCTTTGCCGAGGCGACGGTGCCAAAGCTGACCGTGATTACGCGAAAGGCCTATGGGGGCGCCTATTGCGTGATGAGTTCGAAGCATCTGCGCACCGACCTGAACCTGGCATGGCCAACGGCGGAGATTGCAGTGATGGGGCCGGAGGGCGCGGTGAATATCGTCTACAAACGCGAACTGGACGCCGTCGTTCGCCGTGCCGAGGCCATTATGCCGCAAGGAGTCTCGCTGAGTGAAGAGCAGAAGCTGGAAGTTCTGACCGAGGCGCGAAAGGAAAAAGTGGAGGAGTTTCGTGAACGGTTTGCCAATCCCTACGTTGCTGCGGAACGGGGATATATCGATGCCGTCATTCGCCCCAGCGAGACGCGGCGGCGCTTGAACTCCGCTCTCGATATGCTGGCGACGAAGCGCGAGAAGAATCCGGCCAAAAAACATGGCAACATACCGCTGTGA
- the pheS gene encoding phenylalanine--tRNA ligase subunit alpha, with amino-acid sequence MNEAIPQLLTYDEASLDRAFAAVAEEVRGGTSSLETSEAQEAFRLHWLGRKQGRLKLISEAWLKSAPAEARKPLGIRFNQLKQEIEAALQAPVAAAGAAVVRGIDITLPGTVRQPGIAHPLLETMQEIVRVFHHLGYSTNLGPQVETDFYNFEALNFPQNHPARDTQDTLQIADQGAKPSRDRLLMRTHTSPVQIRTMVAQAPPIRIVIPGKVHRNDAADATHSPIFHQVEGLCVDTNITFSDLKGTLDHAMKALFGSGVKTRFFPSFFPFTEPSADVQISCIFCGGKGCRKCKHSGWIELLGCGMVDPAVFASVTEERRKLGLDDDAYNPDRITGFAFGMGVERIAMIQHGISDIGQFYSGDMRFLEQFA; translated from the coding sequence ATGAACGAAGCCATCCCACAACTCCTGACCTACGATGAAGCCTCGCTTGATCGCGCCTTTGCCGCCGTCGCCGAGGAGGTCCGCGGCGGGACCTCGTCCCTTGAGACCTCGGAAGCACAGGAAGCCTTTCGGCTGCATTGGCTGGGTCGGAAGCAGGGACGCCTGAAACTTATCAGCGAGGCATGGCTGAAGTCAGCTCCCGCAGAAGCGCGCAAGCCATTGGGTATCCGGTTCAACCAGCTTAAGCAGGAGATCGAAGCGGCACTGCAGGCTCCCGTGGCTGCGGCTGGTGCGGCTGTGGTGCGGGGAATCGATATCACCCTGCCGGGAACGGTTCGGCAGCCGGGAATCGCCCATCCCCTGCTCGAAACGATGCAGGAGATCGTTCGGGTATTTCACCATCTTGGGTACTCAACGAATCTTGGGCCGCAGGTGGAGACCGACTTCTATAACTTCGAGGCGCTGAACTTTCCTCAGAACCACCCAGCGCGGGATACGCAGGACACCTTGCAGATCGCCGATCAAGGCGCGAAGCCCAGCCGCGACCGACTGCTGATGCGGACGCATACCTCCCCTGTCCAGATCAGGACGATGGTCGCCCAGGCTCCGCCGATTCGCATCGTCATTCCCGGCAAGGTGCATCGCAACGACGCCGCGGACGCCACGCACTCGCCTATTTTCCACCAGGTGGAGGGGCTTTGTGTGGATACGAACATTACCTTCTCCGACCTGAAGGGTACGCTCGACCATGCGATGAAGGCGCTGTTCGGGTCAGGGGTCAAGACCCGCTTCTTTCCCAGCTTCTTCCCTTTCACCGAGCCCTCGGCGGACGTGCAGATCTCGTGCATCTTCTGCGGCGGCAAGGGCTGCCGGAAGTGCAAGCACTCAGGCTGGATCGAGCTGCTGGGCTGTGGGATGGTAGACCCTGCTGTCTTTGCCAGCGTGACCGAAGAGCGCCGCAAGCTGGGGCTCGATGACGATGCTTATAATCCTGACCGGATTACAGGTTTCGCCTTCGGCATGGGTGTCGAGCGCATTGCAATGATTCAGCATGGCATTTCGGATATTGGACAGTTCTACTCCGGCGATATGCGGTTTCTGGAGCAGTTTGCCTAA
- the infC gene encoding translation initiation factor IF-3, whose amino-acid sequence MPPIDKRSAKSFIRTNERIRAREIRVIDENGEQLGVMAPFEALKMARERALDLVEISPNAVPPVCKIQDYGKFLYEKDKSDRAARKKQKIIVIKEVKFSVTVDEHDYQTKKNQAVRFLGDGDKVKASLRFKGRQMAHRDLGYKIINRLILDIGDAGLVEFMPRMEGTTLHAILAPSKKAEVVPAKKPVPAFPASAEPAEPAPTQA is encoded by the coding sequence ATTCCCCCAATTGATAAACGTTCCGCCAAGTCTTTCATCCGCACCAATGAACGTATCCGCGCCCGCGAAATTCGCGTCATCGACGAGAACGGCGAACAACTCGGCGTCATGGCTCCCTTCGAAGCCCTTAAAATGGCCCGCGAACGCGCGCTGGATCTCGTAGAGATATCCCCCAACGCCGTTCCCCCCGTCTGTAAAATCCAGGACTACGGCAAGTTCCTCTACGAGAAAGACAAGAGCGACCGCGCCGCCCGCAAGAAGCAAAAGATCATTGTCATTAAAGAGGTCAAGTTCTCGGTCACGGTAGACGAACACGATTACCAGACCAAGAAAAACCAGGCCGTCCGCTTCCTCGGCGATGGCGACAAGGTCAAGGCATCGCTCCGTTTCAAAGGTCGCCAGATGGCGCACCGCGACCTCGGTTACAAGATCATTAACCGCCTCATCCTAGATATAGGAGACGCCGGACTGGTCGAATTCATGCCGCGCATGGAAGGCACGACCCTCCATGCCATTCTTGCGCCTTCAAAGAAGGCTGAAGTCGTTCCGGCAAAGAAACCGGTACCTGCGTTTCCCGCGTCGGCAGAACCTGCTGAACCAGCTCCCACTCAGGCCTGA
- a CDS encoding pyridoxamine 5'-phosphate oxidase family protein: MGKQFDRIEPHHREFIERQRIFFNASAAADGHVNVSPRDVAALRVIDANTVAYVDRTGSGNETAAHLLADGRLTLMFCAFEGPPLILRLYGRGRIVPRLSAEYAALLAAHFDNTAPPGVRQMVMLEVGLVQTSCGMNVPFFDFAGERDQLTRWAEAKGEKGLEEYWHLKNERSIDGFPTGMLEKTRS; the protein is encoded by the coding sequence GTGGGAAAGCAGTTTGACCGGATTGAACCGCATCATCGCGAGTTCATTGAGCGGCAGCGGATCTTCTTTAATGCTTCCGCCGCCGCAGACGGACATGTAAATGTTTCGCCGCGTGATGTCGCGGCTCTGCGCGTGATTGATGCCAATACGGTCGCGTATGTCGATCGCACCGGCAGCGGTAATGAGACTGCGGCGCATCTGCTGGCCGATGGACGGCTGACTCTGATGTTCTGCGCGTTTGAAGGACCGCCCCTGATTCTTCGTCTGTATGGTCGGGGTCGAATTGTGCCGCGCCTCAGCGCGGAGTATGCGGCACTGCTGGCAGCGCACTTTGATAACACCGCGCCGCCGGGGGTGCGCCAGATGGTGATGCTCGAAGTGGGCTTGGTGCAGACCTCCTGTGGCATGAATGTTCCCTTTTTCGACTTTGCGGGCGAACGCGATCAGCTTACCCGCTGGGCCGAAGCGAAGGGCGAAAAGGGTCTGGAGGAGTACTGGCACCTGAAAAATGAACGCAGTATCGACGGGTTTCCGACGGGGATGCTTGAGAAGACCCGTTCCTGA
- a CDS encoding ATP-binding protein: MDSIRNPYAPGAGTQPPELAGRDSVRKQVHVAIARLRIGRPAKSVLMVGLRGVGKTVLLDKMRADAEAEGVFTVRAETPENRSLPALLAPQLRLALLRLSKVENAKDLALYGLRALAGFVKAFKLKYNDIEVGLDLDPEVGLADNGDLEGDLATLFEQVGRAARSAGTDVVLFIDEIQYIEEAQFAALISALHRCAQANLPLTMVGAGLPQLRGLAGNAKSYAERLFDFPMIGPLAPSEAQLAILKPAHDEGVDFTPDAVGSILDRTHGYPYFLQEWGKHSWDVARQSPITLTDVDEASSQAVAALDESFFRVRFDRLTPTEKKYLRAMAELGPGPHRSGDIATTLGKAVNSLAPLRQSLILKGMLWSPNHGDTAFTVPLFDEFMKRIMPGPNWKTD, from the coding sequence ATGGACTCTATTCGCAACCCCTATGCCCCGGGCGCAGGTACGCAACCTCCCGAGCTCGCAGGACGGGACAGCGTGCGGAAGCAGGTTCATGTCGCCATTGCCCGGCTCCGGATTGGGCGGCCAGCTAAAAGCGTTTTGATGGTGGGACTGCGCGGGGTGGGAAAGACCGTACTTCTGGACAAAATGCGCGCCGATGCCGAGGCTGAGGGTGTCTTTACGGTACGGGCTGAGACACCGGAGAACCGCTCACTTCCCGCGTTGCTTGCCCCTCAATTGCGCTTGGCTTTGCTACGCCTGAGCAAGGTGGAAAATGCCAAAGACCTTGCTCTATATGGCCTTCGTGCTCTCGCCGGATTCGTCAAGGCGTTCAAGCTGAAATACAACGATATCGAGGTAGGTCTTGATCTCGATCCTGAAGTTGGACTAGCTGATAATGGGGATCTTGAAGGAGATCTGGCCACATTGTTTGAGCAGGTGGGACGCGCAGCCAGGAGCGCCGGTACTGACGTAGTACTTTTTATCGATGAGATTCAGTACATCGAAGAAGCTCAGTTCGCTGCTCTTATCTCGGCGCTTCATCGCTGTGCCCAGGCGAATCTGCCGCTCACGATGGTCGGTGCAGGGTTACCGCAACTGCGCGGTCTCGCTGGAAATGCTAAATCGTATGCCGAGCGTCTCTTTGATTTTCCGATGATCGGTCCCCTCGCTCCGTCTGAAGCTCAACTGGCAATTCTGAAACCGGCCCACGATGAGGGCGTTGATTTCACACCTGACGCAGTTGGCAGCATTCTCGACCGCACCCATGGATATCCATACTTTCTTCAGGAATGGGGAAAACACTCCTGGGATGTCGCACGGCAGAGCCCCATCACCCTTACTGACGTAGATGAGGCTTCCAGTCAGGCAGTCGCGGCGCTCGATGAGAGTTTTTTCAGGGTAAGATTCGATCGCTTGACTCCGACAGAGAAGAAATATCTTCGCGCCATGGCGGAATTAGGACCGGGACCTCATCGTTCAGGAGACATTGCTACAACTCTCGGTAAAGCTGTGAACAGCCTTGCACCCCTTCGTCAAAGCCTTATCCTGAAAGGGATGCTGTGGAGCCCGAACCACGGGGATACCGCTTTTACTGTGCCATTGTTCGATGAGTTCATGAAGCGCATCATGCCCGGACCAAACTGGAAGACCGATTGA
- a CDS encoding universal stress protein, with amino-acid sequence MFKKIAVAYDESPEAERAFRSALGLAKLVGGELYLITVIENQPAYMSYVSAIAPEVPLLLKNQKRAFYDDLHNKARATAEKAGVSLHSEMIEGNEIDALLQGVGRLLPELLVVGLRRDPGGISRYLGGTAHQLALHAKCDVLGVR; translated from the coding sequence ATGTTCAAGAAAATTGCAGTTGCATACGATGAATCACCGGAAGCGGAACGCGCCTTTCGTTCGGCGCTCGGTTTGGCCAAGCTTGTTGGAGGGGAACTCTACCTGATTACCGTCATCGAGAACCAGCCCGCTTACATGAGCTACGTGTCGGCAATCGCTCCCGAGGTTCCACTGTTGTTGAAAAATCAGAAGCGTGCGTTTTATGACGACCTGCACAACAAAGCCAGGGCCACGGCAGAGAAGGCCGGTGTCAGCCTGCATTCCGAGATGATTGAAGGAAACGAGATCGATGCCCTGCTTCAGGGCGTAGGCCGGTTGCTGCCTGAGCTTCTGGTAGTCGGCCTTCGCCGCGACCCAGGAGGAATCAGTCGCTATCTGGGCGGAACGGCTCACCAATTAGCGTTGCATGCAAAATGCGATGTTCTCGGAGTTCGCTAG
- a CDS encoding glycoside hydrolase family 27 protein: MLKCAWQGVGVVMLAALMQPMGVTQQKPLAPTPPMGWNSWDSYGLAVTEAQFRANVDALTKRLKSAGYQYAVVDEGWYLANPEDASKPETLQYRIDANGRYEPALNRFATAKGDAGFKPVADYVHAQGLKFGIHIIRGITKKAAAANLSIAGSAFHAVDAADTTDKCPWNPDNFGVKDNAAGQAWYDSLMKQYAGWGVDYIKVDCIASHPYKGDEIRMIHRAIAKTGRPIVLSLSPGPAPLAEAAELGENAQLWRISNDVWDHWEKNKEWSQNVKDQFAVIAGWAKYVKPGNWPDADMLPLGKLSPVPGDGKPRATRLTQDEQRTMVTLWSIARSPLFFGGNLTELDDWTAALVTNPTVVAMDQHGEHQRLAGQDGQVIAWTTKVGGNEYLALFNVGDSAATVKSAFAKYGLAGGKYSAKDVWGKKDLGSVAEVSATVAPHGVLLLELRR, translated from the coding sequence ATGTTGAAGTGTGCGTGGCAGGGAGTGGGTGTGGTGATGCTGGCTGCTCTGATGCAGCCGATGGGTGTGACGCAGCAGAAACCCTTGGCTCCGACGCCGCCGATGGGATGGAATAGCTGGGACTCGTATGGGTTAGCTGTCACCGAGGCTCAGTTTCGCGCGAATGTCGACGCTCTGACCAAGCGCCTGAAGAGCGCGGGTTATCAATACGCCGTGGTGGATGAGGGATGGTATCTGGCCAATCCTGAAGACGCGAGCAAGCCGGAGACGCTGCAGTATCGCATCGATGCGAATGGACGGTATGAGCCTGCGCTGAACAGGTTTGCGACAGCGAAGGGCGATGCAGGGTTCAAGCCTGTGGCCGATTATGTGCACGCTCAAGGACTGAAGTTCGGTATCCACATTATTCGTGGGATCACTAAAAAGGCGGCGGCCGCGAACCTGTCGATTGCGGGCAGCGCGTTTCATGCCGTCGATGCAGCGGATACGACGGACAAGTGCCCGTGGAACCCCGACAACTTTGGCGTAAAGGACAATGCAGCTGGGCAGGCGTGGTACGACTCCCTGATGAAGCAATATGCGGGCTGGGGCGTTGACTACATCAAGGTGGATTGCATTGCGTCGCACCCGTATAAGGGCGATGAGATTCGTATGATCCATCGGGCGATTGCAAAGACGGGCCGGCCGATTGTGCTGAGCCTTTCGCCGGGGCCCGCGCCGCTGGCGGAAGCGGCGGAGTTGGGGGAGAACGCGCAGTTGTGGCGCATATCGAACGATGTCTGGGACCACTGGGAGAAGAACAAGGAGTGGTCGCAAAATGTGAAGGACCAGTTCGCCGTGATTGCAGGCTGGGCAAAGTACGTGAAGCCCGGCAACTGGCCCGATGCGGACATGCTGCCGCTAGGCAAGCTGAGCCCCGTGCCGGGCGATGGCAAGCCGCGGGCAACCCGACTAACGCAGGATGAGCAGAGGACCATGGTGACGTTGTGGTCGATTGCCCGGTCGCCGTTATTCTTTGGAGGCAACCTGACTGAACTCGATGACTGGACGGCAGCGCTGGTGACGAACCCGACGGTCGTGGCGATGGATCAGCACGGAGAGCATCAGCGGCTCGCAGGGCAGGACGGACAGGTGATTGCCTGGACGACGAAGGTTGGCGGCAACGAGTACCTCGCGCTGTTCAATGTGGGAGACTCAGCCGCGACGGTGAAGTCCGCGTTTGCGAAATATGGATTGGCAGGCGGCAAGTATTCGGCGAAAGATGTTTGGGGAAAGAAAGATCTGGGCAGCGTGGCCGAAGTGTCTGCGACCGTAGCTCCGCATGGGGTCTTGCTGCTGGAGCTACGGCGGTAG
- a CDS encoding phage holin family protein: MLRLLLHWILNALALLIVSHFVEGFHVSSLISALIAVIIIGLFNATLGLFLKIITLPLGILTFGVFFLVINAVILWFSSQFVPGFAVTTFGAAFWGALALAVLHLLFGFLGISKKRHS; this comes from the coding sequence ATGCTCCGATTGCTTTTGCACTGGATCCTAAATGCCCTGGCTCTGCTGATCGTGTCGCATTTCGTAGAGGGCTTCCACGTCAGCAGCCTCATCTCCGCGCTGATTGCGGTCATCATCATCGGCCTCTTCAATGCGACGCTGGGCCTCTTCCTCAAGATCATCACGCTGCCGCTGGGCATTCTTACCTTCGGCGTCTTCTTCCTGGTCATCAATGCAGTGATTCTCTGGTTCTCCAGCCAGTTTGTACCGGGCTTCGCCGTAACCACCTTCGGGGCAGCATTTTGGGGTGCGCTCGCGCTGGCGGTGCTTCATCTGCTCTTTGGCTTTCTTGGGATTTCAAAGAAAAGGCACTCCTAG
- the pheT gene encoding phenylalanine--tRNA ligase subunit beta: MKILTSWLRSYLPQLTVSDRQLADDLTLRGIAVEGVHDLGEGNGHLFEMDITTNRVDAMNHYGIAREAATIYNLPLAPLDVALPASTEGAKSFPVRIEASDLCGRFTARVLRGVTVAPSSGRIAEYFSLLGQKQISNAVDVSNFVLMGMGHPTHAFDLDKIEGGIVVRLARKGEKLRLLDGTERTLEADDLVVADEKKALALAGVMGGWDSMITAETKNILVEAAWFDPASIRRSSRRHMLHTDASHRFERGADFNAAPVANALVSRLILESGGQVEGELVDVVVPAAALKTTERAPIALSVKQVQRHLGTTIAAEGITKEIVTQYLASLGCELTPQSEDTFATKLPSWRLDLEREIDLIEEVARVYGYNRFANTLPTPGVVIAHPLAAAENAVRTRLLSLGFSESISSTFASQADSNLFSAVGKKTVAMENPLSEEAALLRPSLLPGMLTMLTHNLNRDVQTVRLFEQGAIFAGGTDEVAESASLSLGLTGTVAASSLHAAQDAPVFELKGVIESLLSLFTHGEVTFTMETPAWLQAGRSATALLDGQPVAQFGELSASETARRKLRQPVYLAQIDLASLYSLPLRKVTAHELSRFQAVERDFSFTFPDAMQWETIAAAIHGLAIPELQRLSPTEIFRDAKGKSVPPGYYALLLKCVFQSNERTLREDELTTWWAEIIATLTKLGGTIRAPGL; encoded by the coding sequence ATGAAGATTCTTACAAGCTGGCTCCGCTCTTACCTGCCGCAACTTACTGTCTCCGACCGCCAATTGGCGGATGACCTCACCCTGCGCGGCATCGCCGTCGAAGGCGTGCATGACCTTGGCGAAGGCAATGGCCATCTGTTCGAGATGGACATCACCACCAACCGCGTCGATGCAATGAACCACTACGGCATAGCGCGAGAGGCGGCGACGATCTATAACCTGCCGCTGGCTCCGCTCGATGTGGCGCTGCCTGCTTCGACGGAAGGCGCGAAGTCTTTTCCCGTTCGAATTGAGGCATCTGATCTCTGCGGTCGATTTACGGCGCGGGTGCTGCGCGGAGTAACCGTTGCTCCAAGTTCGGGGCGCATTGCAGAATACTTCAGCCTGCTCGGGCAGAAGCAGATCTCTAATGCAGTCGACGTAAGCAACTTCGTGTTGATGGGAATGGGGCATCCCACGCATGCCTTCGATTTGGACAAAATTGAGGGCGGCATCGTAGTCCGGCTGGCACGCAAAGGCGAGAAGTTGCGCCTGCTCGACGGGACGGAGCGGACCCTGGAGGCCGACGATCTGGTGGTCGCCGACGAGAAGAAGGCGCTGGCGCTCGCAGGCGTGATGGGCGGCTGGGACTCCATGATTACGGCGGAGACAAAGAACATTCTGGTGGAGGCGGCGTGGTTCGATCCAGCGAGCATTCGGCGAAGTTCGCGGCGGCACATGCTGCATACGGACGCTTCGCACCGGTTCGAGCGAGGGGCTGACTTCAATGCCGCTCCTGTAGCCAATGCACTGGTCTCGCGGCTGATCCTGGAGTCTGGCGGACAGGTTGAGGGCGAGTTGGTCGATGTGGTGGTTCCCGCAGCCGCTCTGAAGACTACCGAGCGAGCGCCGATTGCCCTTTCGGTGAAGCAGGTGCAGCGGCATTTGGGAACGACAATCGCCGCTGAGGGGATTACAAAGGAGATTGTTACGCAGTACCTTGCGTCGCTGGGGTGCGAGTTGACGCCTCAATCAGAAGACACTTTTGCGACGAAGCTGCCGAGTTGGCGACTCGATCTGGAGCGCGAAATTGACCTGATTGAAGAGGTGGCGCGCGTCTATGGCTATAACCGTTTTGCCAATACGCTGCCGACACCGGGCGTGGTGATTGCACACCCTCTGGCTGCTGCCGAGAACGCTGTGCGCACGCGGCTGCTGTCGCTCGGATTCAGCGAATCGATATCGAGCACCTTTGCCTCGCAGGCGGACAGCAACTTGTTCAGCGCGGTGGGTAAGAAGACGGTAGCGATGGAGAATCCTCTCTCAGAGGAGGCAGCGCTGCTGCGGCCTTCGCTCCTGCCGGGCATGCTGACTATGCTGACGCATAATCTGAATCGCGATGTGCAGACGGTCCGGCTATTTGAGCAGGGTGCGATCTTTGCGGGCGGGACGGATGAGGTCGCGGAGTCCGCGTCGCTCTCTCTTGGATTGACAGGCACGGTAGCGGCAAGCTCGCTGCATGCGGCGCAGGATGCGCCGGTGTTTGAACTGAAGGGCGTGATCGAGTCGCTGCTGTCGCTGTTCACGCACGGCGAAGTTACTTTTACGATGGAGACTCCGGCCTGGTTGCAGGCGGGGCGCAGTGCAACCGCGCTATTGGATGGCCAACCGGTCGCCCAATTTGGCGAACTCTCCGCTTCAGAAACAGCTCGGCGCAAGTTGCGGCAACCCGTTTATCTCGCCCAGATCGATCTGGCGAGTCTGTACTCGCTTCCTCTGCGCAAGGTGACGGCGCACGAGCTTTCGCGCTTCCAGGCCGTCGAGCGTGACTTTTCGTTTACTTTTCCCGACGCGATGCAGTGGGAGACGATTGCCGCCGCGATCCACGGACTGGCGATTCCGGAGTTGCAGCGGCTTTCGCCGACCGAGATCTTCCGCGATGCCAAGGGCAAATCGGTCCCTCCAGGCTATTACGCCCTTCTGCTGAAGTGCGTCTTTCAATCGAATGAGAGGACACTGCGAGAGGATGAGCTGACGACGTGGTGGGCGGAAATTATTGCGACGCTCACCAAGCTTGGCGGAACGATTCGCGCTCCGGGACTGTAG
- a CDS encoding response regulator has product MKRRILLVDDEVAVLLTLKAVLEISGFEVDTAASAKEGKSKLHTHEYHMVITDMRMEKEASGLEVIKAARAASYRPAVALLTAFPTADEDWQEMGADKMLVKPMHTRVLLEQLEKLLASHENKLANGAGSKKDPAPKTPSKKAPAKTALAKKTPGIKAPAKKAAAKKTPAKASTKKTAKKVSARNK; this is encoded by the coding sequence ATGAAACGTCGAATACTGCTTGTAGATGATGAAGTTGCTGTGCTGTTGACTTTGAAGGCTGTGCTGGAGATTAGCGGATTCGAAGTGGATACCGCCGCTTCAGCGAAAGAAGGCAAGTCGAAGCTGCATACGCATGAGTATCACATGGTGATTACAGACATGCGTATGGAGAAGGAGGCATCAGGCCTGGAAGTGATCAAGGCAGCGCGGGCGGCATCGTACCGGCCGGCAGTGGCACTGCTAACGGCGTTTCCGACGGCGGACGAGGACTGGCAGGAGATGGGCGCAGACAAGATGCTGGTCAAGCCAATGCACACGCGCGTCCTGCTTGAACAGCTTGAAAAGCTCTTGGCTTCACATGAAAACAAACTGGCGAATGGGGCGGGATCAAAGAAGGACCCTGCGCCGAAGACGCCGAGCAAGAAAGCTCCGGCAAAGACAGCTCTGGCAAAGAAGACCCCAGGCATCAAGGCTCCGGCAAAGAAGGCGGCAGCAAAGAAGACACCTGCTAAAGCTTCTACCAAGAAGACAGCGAAGAAGGTTTCGGCTCGAAATAAATAA